One region of Citrus sinensis cultivar Valencia sweet orange chromosome 6, DVS_A1.0, whole genome shotgun sequence genomic DNA includes:
- the LOC102615336 gene encoding aspartic proteinase PCS1 translates to MFLCNKTVLLLLLLLTVLSLSAQASSNNNTTFSVSFALISRRFSHDDLSPSYYSSFVSQTKQNRKVARAPSLRYRSKFKYSMALVVSLPIGTPPQTQEMVLDTGSQLSWIKCHKKAPAPPTTSFDPSRSSSFSVLPCTHPLCKPRIVDFTLPTDCDQNRLCHYSYFYADGTFAEGNLVKEKFTFSAAQSTLPLILGCAKDTSEDKGILGMNLGRLSFASQAKISKFSYCVPTRVSRVGYTPTGSFYLGENPNSAGFRYVSFLTFPQSQRSPNLDPLAYSVPMQGVRIQGKRLDIPATAFHPDASGSGQTIVDSGSEFTYLVDVAYNKIKEEIVRLAGPRMKKGYVYGGVADMCFDGNAMEVGRLIGDMVFEFERGVEILIEKERVLADVGGGVHCVGIGRSEMLGLASNIFGNFHQQNLWVEFDLASRRVGFAKAECSRSA, encoded by the coding sequence atgtttctcTGCAACAAAACCGTGCTTCTTTTGCTCTTGCTCCTCACAGTCCTCTCCCTCTCAGCCCAAGCAAGTTCGAATAACAACACCACTTTTTCCGTTTCATTTGCCCTCATATCTCGCCGTTTCTCCCATGACGATTTGTCTCCGTCATATTACTCCTCTTTCGTTTCGCAGACGAAACAAAACCGCAAAGTAGCGAGAGCTCCGTCTCTACGCTATAGATCCAAGTTTAAATATTCAATGGCTCTTGTGGTGTCTCTCCCCATAGGGACTCCACCTCAGACTCAGGAGATGGTCTTAGACACCGGCAGCCAGCTCTCCTGGATTAAGTGTCACAAGAAAGCCCCTGCTCCTCCCACGACGTCCTTTGATCCTTCtcgttcttcttctttctctgtTCTCCCCTGTACTCACCCGCTTTGTAAGCCTCGGATCGTCGATTTTACCCTCCCCACCGATTGCGACCAGAACCGTTTGTGCCATTACTCTTACTTCTACGCAGATGGTACGTTCGCCGAGGGTAATCTCGTCAAAGAAAAATTCACCTTCTCTGCTGCCCAGAGCACCCTTCCTTTGATTCTCGGCTGCGCTAAGGATACGAGCGAGGACAAGGGTATTCTGGGAATGAACCTTGGACGGTTGTCTTTCGCTTCCCAAGCGAAAATATCCAAGTTCTCCTATTGTGTCCCGACCCGAGTGTCTCGAGTCGGGTACACACCAACCGGGTCGTTTTACCTTGGTGAGAACCCGAACTCAGCCGGGTTCCGCTACGTCAGCTTCTTGACTTTCCCTCAAAGTCAACGCTCTCCAAATTTGGATCCTCTGGCGTACAGTGTTCCCATGCAAGGGGTTCGAATTCAAGGCAAAAGACTGGATATTCCAGCCACGGCTTTCCACCCGGATGCTAGCGGGTCGGGTCAGACCATCGTCGATTCGGGATCCGAGTTCACTTACTTGGTGGACGTGgcttataataaaattaaagaagaaatcgTGAGGCTCGCGGGACCCAGGATGAAGAAGGGGTACGTGTACGGTGGAGTAGCCGACATGTGTTTCGATGGAAATGCGATGGAGGTCGGGCGGTTGATAGGCGACATGGTATTCGAATTTGAGAGAGGCGTGGAGATTctgattgaaaaagaaagagtatTAGCTGATGTCGGTGGTGGGGTCCACTGCGTGGGGATTGGACGGTCGGAAATGCTCGGGCTAGCAAGTAATATTTTCGGGAATTTTCACCAGCAGAATCTGTGGGTGGAATTTGATCTTGCCAGCAGGAGGGTGGGTTTTGCTAAGGCTGAGTGTAGCAGATCAGCGTAG
- the LOC102617208 gene encoding stemmadenine O-acetyltransferase-like: protein MDLQITCTEIIKPSSPTPQHQSTYKLSIIDQLTPNVYFSIILLYSNAGESTAKTSDHLKKSLSNTLTHYYPLAGQLKYDQLIVDCNDQGVPFIEAHVANDMRQLLKIPNIDVLEQLLPFKPHEGFDSDRSNLTLQVNYFGCGGMAIGLCFRHKVIDATTAAFFVKNWGVIARGAGEIKDLIIDHASLFPARDLSCLAKSVDEEFLKPESETKRFVFDGPTIASFQETFTSFERRPTRFEVVSAVILGALITATRESDDESNVPERLDTIISVNLRQRMNPPFPEHCMGNIISGGLVYWPLEKKVDYGCLAKEIHESIKKVDDQFARKFYGDAEFLNLPRLAGAEDVKKREFWVTSWCKTPLYEADFGWGKPKWAGNSMRLNQITVFFDSSDGEGVEAWVGLPKKDMARFEKDSGILAYTSPNPSIF from the coding sequence ATGGATCTCCAAATCACCTGCACCGAAATCATCAAGCCTTCTTCGCCGACTCCTCAACACCAAAGTACCTATAAACtttcaattattgatcaaTTAACTCCTAATGTTTACTTCTCAATCATTCTCCTGTATTCAAACGCCGGTGAAAGTACCGCCAAAACTTCAGATCACCTCAAAAAATCTCTTTCAAATACATTAACCCACTACTATCCTTTAGCTGGGCAACTCAAATATGATCAACTTATTGTTGATTGTAACGACCAAGGTGTCCCGTTCATCGAAGCACACGTCGCCAACGACATGCGTCAGCTTCTTAAAATACCAAATATTGATGTTCTCGAACAACTCCTACCATTCAAACCGCATGAGGGTTTTGATTCTGATCGTTCCAACTTAACCCTTCAGGTCAATTACTTTGGTTGTGGAGGAATGGCGATTGGTCTTTGCTTCAGACACAAAGTTATTGATGCAACAACGGCTGCGTTCTTTGTTAAGAACTGGGGTGTAATTGCTCGTGGTGCTGGAGAAATTAAGGACCTGATCATTGACCATGCTTCCCTGTTTCCCGCAAGAGATTTATCGTGCTTAGCAAAGAGTGTTGACGAAGAATTTTTGAAGCCAGAGTCTGAAACAAAGCGGTTTGTGTTTGATGGTCCTACTATAGCTTCTTTTCAAGAAACGTTTACAAGTTTTGAACGACGTCCAACACGCTTTGAGGTTGTGTCAGCAGTTATTTTGGGTGCTTTGATAACTGCAACGAGAGAATCTGATGATGAGTCTAACGTTCCTGAACGTCTGGACACGATAATTTCAGTGAATCTACGGCAGAGAATGAATCCACCATTCCCGGAGCATTGCATGGGGAATATAATATCCGGGGGATTAGTGTATTGGCCACTGGAGAAAAAAGTTGATTACGGGTGTTTAGCAAAAGAGATTCATGAATCAATAAAGAAAGTGGACGATCAATTTGCGAGGAAGTTCTATGGGGACGCAGAGTTCTTGAACCTGCCGAGGCTTGCGGGTGCTGAGGATGTGAAGAAGCGGGAGTTTTGGGTTACTAGTTGGTGCAAAACTCCGCTGTATGAAGCTGATTTCGGGTGGGGGAAGCCTAAGTGGGCAGGCAATTCCATGAGGCTTAATCAGATTACTGTTTTCTTTGACAGTAGTGATGGTGAGGGAGTTGAAGCTTGGGTGGGATTGCCCAAAAAAGACATGGCTCGATTTGAAAAAGATTCTGGCATCCTTGCTTACACTTCCCCTAATCCAAGCATATTTTga
- the LOC102616212 gene encoding uncharacterized protein LOC102616212: MDHDMIVHSGGCHCRKVRWRVRAPNSVVAWNCNCSDCSMRANVHFIAPSKMFELQADSEEFLTTYTFGTHTAKHTFCKVCGITSFYIPRSNPDGIAIAFRCVDPGTLSHVEIKQYDGRNWESSFGQTEIAPCSKPTKGTIMIDTQVQNSDGYQKELPSQNWGTHEQEVIGDGGGDHI, encoded by the exons ATGGATCATGACATGATAGTACATAGCGGTGGATGCCACTGTCGAAAAGTAAGATGGAGAGTCCGAGCGCCAAATAGTGTTGTAGCCTGGAACTGCAACTGTTCTGACTGCTCCATGAGAGCCAATGTTCATTTCATTGCCCCTTCTAAAATGTTTGAGCTTCAGGCAGATTCCGAAGAGTTTCTTACAACTTACACCTTTGGCACTCATACAGCAAAGCACACATTCTGTAAGGTTTGTGGCATCACTTCATTCTATATTCCACGTTCTAATCCGGATGGTATTGCAATAGCATTTAGGTGTGTGGACCCTGGAACTTTGTCCCATGTTGAGATCAAGCAATATGATGGAAGAAATTGGGAGAGCTCATTTGGTCAAACAGAGATTGCTCCATGTTCAAAACCAACTAAAGGGACAATAATGATTGACACCCAAGTGCAG AACTCTGACGGGTACCAAAAAGAACTTCCAAGTCAAAACTGGGGTACACATGAACAAGAAGTTATTGGCGACGGGGGCGGAGATCATATCTAG
- the LOC102616693 gene encoding probable transcription factor At4g00390 isoform X2 yields MDSLKPSSASKSKLPIKRKSEQSHNQDQSITTVDFTDPTNINPPPFKFHRIWTEPDEIRFLQGLLDSASLGLTFPRDLPIFYERFSNAMSQPYSKYQLSEKLRRLRKKFRVTSSRISRGLNVSHLNFHDRNLFELSMKLWSPECLPTSPFGKISVCGGNVDVDFSSCGKKEKETIEEVAVARSVLDVFDECLKEVRMIVANQPKEEREKDFDRRWREQRFAEFDVLTRRLSSLPKVNL; encoded by the exons ATGGACTCGCTTAAACCCTCTTCagcttcaaaatcaaaactccCCATCAAACGGAAATCAGAACAATCACACAACCAAGATCAATCAATCACCACCGTTGATTTCACGGACCCCACCAACATCAATCCCCCACCGTTCAAATTCCACCGCATTTGGACCGAACCCGACGAAATTCGCTTTCTTCAGGGCCTTCTCGACTCTGCCTCTCTCGGCCTAACTTTCCCACGCGACCTTCCAATCTTTTATGAAAGATTTTCCAATGCCATGTCACAGCCTTACTCAAAATACCAACTTTCTGAGAAACTAAGGAGGCTTAGGAAGAAGTTTCGTGTCACCTCTTCGAGAATCTCTCGTGGGCTTAATGTTTCTCACTTGAATTTCCACGATCGTAATTTGTTTGAGCTCTCTATGAAGCTGTGGAGTCCTGAGTGCTTACCCACCTCCCCCTTTGGCAAAATTAGTGTTTGTGGAGGGAATGTGGATGTGGATTTTAGTTCTTGTGGGAAAAAAGAGAAGGAGACTATTGAAGAAGTGGCGGTGGCCAGGAGCGTGTTGGATGTGTTTGATGAGTGTTTGAAGGAGGTCAGGATGATTGTTGCCAATCAAccgaaagaagaaagagagaaggaTTTCGATAGGCGGTGGAGGGAGCAGCGGTTTGCTGAGTTTGATGTGTTGACAAGGCGTTTGAG TTCTTTACCGAAAGTCAATCTTTGA
- the LOC102623563 gene encoding stemmadenine O-acetyltransferase-like, with protein MSEVIQQAKANILEQLMPCKPHESTRVEHNLIVQVNYFGCGGMSIGICFHHKIANAATAANFLKTWGLHARGAGAGDTNDFRHVRFTIEGEKIASLREKVVKAEPYLDRPSRVEVVSSVILGALLAAYGGLRDDDEEFTTTPPKNVTAIFAVNLRKRMNPPLPEQSFGNISSAAFLNLPIDREKKINHSSLAGQLRQSIRMVDDQFVRKLYAEGEILNILKAVEAQGSPKSNKVFVISSWCKMPFYEADFGWGKPVSIGVGTRFTDAAVLVDSCETDGIEAWVGLSKQDMARFEQHLGVLAYTS; from the exons ATGTCTGAGGTCATACAACAAGCAAAAGCTAATATTCTCGAACAATTAATGCCATGCAAACCCCATGAAAGCACAAGAGTTGAGCACAACTTAATCGTCCAGGTCAATTACTTTGGTTGCGGTGGAATGTCGATCGGTATTTGCTTCCACCATAAAATAGCCAATGCAGCCACAGCAGCTAACTTTCTGAAAACCTGGGGTTTACATGCTCGTGGTGCTGGTGCTGGTGATACCAATGATTTTAGGCACGTG AGGTTTACGATTGAAGGTGAAAAGATAGCTTCTCTAAGAGAAAAGGTTGTCAAAGCTGAGCCATATTTGGATCGTCCATCGCGTGTTGAGGTTGTGTCCTCTGTTATTTTGGGTGCTCTGTTAGCTGCATACGGAGGATTAAGAGACGATGATGAAGAATTTACTACTACTCCTCCTAAAAATGTTACAGCAATCTTTGCTGTGAATTTGCGGAAGAGAATGAATCCACCATTGCCAGAACAGTCTTTTGGCAACATCAGCTCAGCagcatttttaaatttaccaaTTGATCGTGAGAAGAAAATCAACCACAGCAGTTTAGCAGGGCAACTTCGCCAATCGATAAGGATGGTGGATGACCAATTTGTGAGGAAGCTTTATGCAGAAGGTGAGATACTGAACATACTCAAAGCAGTTGAAGCTCAAGGGTCACCGAAGAGTAATAAGGTGTTCGTGATAAGTAGTTGGTGCAAAATGCCGTTTTATGAAGCAGATTTCGGGTGGGGAAAGCCCGTAAGCATTGGCGTTGGCACCAGGTTTACAGACGCTGCTGTTCTGGTCGATAGCTGTGAGACTGACGGAATAGAAGCATGGGTGGGATTATCAAAACAAGATATGGCTCGATTTGAACAACACCTCGGCGTCCTTGCTTACACTTCTTAA
- the LOC102615919 gene encoding protein GAMETE EXPRESSED 1, producing the protein MGRPHILFMLILFLVLPGCQSWGWFSSGSSAEKTQQSDYPRDISNGFVAEFSMKGLHNEKGKQLVEDAKRRLIGSNACWQNAYRHLFAGCSEIIAIEEKRSRFAWHLSDCFQKDSGRPAFPNCDQKSAMINCLKKIDGEEHKIYLAFLLETNSICYQLQAHGFQYETEKLVNELKKSADYTEHKLEIIEEKSDTLLQSSNQIHDSLDSIDHRVQNVAQTAKGVRDLMDILSRHSEVVYNQSKEIAASQTELQEGQVRIKEKLDEGMATLIDAYSNLGKEVNNLRDEAIEIEKEISKAGDAMFSSMEQLQRKADNIGSMAGDSLDKQQQLLHGQSTALESLQLLTKFQSEALAESRNTLQELAEYGHKQQEELLKRQEQLQEVHDHLFKNSRSILAAQEAFESKQASMFIALDKLFALHNAMLLESRMIKAFFIYSLSIFIIYMLTSTKQTYTVRPRLYIGLCLTFLIEVVTFRFTTYDIEQQTWMVNCDRSLFVLLAAIQLLHSIFTYRDYEILNYQMLQTVLEKINGMERDKEELSWDTNSEIDWSSWVDTDLQEEVDDYEDPNYIVPEEVGENWITTSSLATRYDLRPRRQ; encoded by the exons ATGGGTCGTCCTCATATTCTATTTATGTTAATCTTGTTCTTGGTTTTGCCGGGATGCCAGTCTTGGGGTTGGTTCTCTTCAGGTTCTTCTGCGGAGAAAACCCAACAAAGTGATTACCCGAGAGATATTTCCAATGGTTTTGTTGCTGAATTTTCTATGAAGGGTCTCCACAATGAGAAGGGGAAGCAGTTGGTTGAAGATGCCAAAAGAAGATTGATTGGTTCAAATGCTTGTTGGCAAAATGCTTATAGACATCTCTTTGCCGGGTGCTCGGAGATTATTGCCATTGAAGAGAAACGGTCGAGATTTGCTTGGCATCTTAGTGATTGCTTTCAGAAGGACTCCGGGAGGCCCGCATTTCCGAATTGTGATCAGAAATCTGCCATGATTAATTGTCTAAAGAAGATAGATGGCGAGGAGCATAAGATTTACCTTGCTTTCTTGTTGGAGACTAACTCTATCTGCTATCAGTTACA GGCTCATGGATTCCAGTATGAAACAGAGAAACTGGTGAATGAACTTAAAAAGTCGGCCGATTACACAGAACACAAACTGGAAATCATAGAAGAGAAATCTGATACTCTATTGCAGAGCTCAAACCAGATTCACGATTCCTTGGATTCGATTGATCACCGAGTTCAAAATGTAGCTCAAACAGCAAAGGGTGTAAGAGATCTTATGGACATTTTATCAAGGCATTCAGAAGTTGTTTACAACCAATCCAAGGAAATTGCAGCTTCTCAAACTGAGCTGCAAGAAGGACAAGTGAGAATAAAAGAGAAACTGGATGAGGGGATGGCAACGCTTATTGATGCTTACAGTAATTTGGGCAAAGAAGTGAACAACTTGAGAGATGAAGCTATTGAAATAGAGAAGGAGATCAGCAAAGCTGGAGATGCAATGTTTTCAAGCATGGAACAACTGCAACGAAAAGCTGATAATATTGGGAGCATGGCTGGGGATTCTTTAGACAAGCAACAACAGCTTCTTCACGGGCAGTCCACAGCACTCGAGAGTCTTCAGCTTTTAACTAAATTTCAATCTGAAGCACTTGCAGAGAGCAG GAATACTCTGCAAGAACTAGCTGAATATGGCCATAAACAACAGGAAGAGCTTCTCAAGCGGCAAGAACAGCTACAAGAAGTCCATGATCACCTGTTCAAAAACTCAAGGTCGATATTGGCAGCTCAG GAAGCTTTTGAATCAAAGCAAGCTAGCATGTTCATTGCTCTGGATAAGCTATTTGCTTTACACAATGCAATGTTGTTGGAATCGCGAATGATCAAGGCTTTCTTCATTTACTCTTTGTCCATCTTTATCATCTACATGCTCACCAGTACAAAGCAAACATACACTGTCAGACCAAGGTTATATATTG GGCTGTGCCTGACATTCTTGATAGAAGTCGTGACCTTCCGATTCACAACATATGACATTGAGCAACAAACATGGATGGTAAATTGCGACAGATCACTATTTGTGCTCCTGGCTGCAATTCAGCTTCTACATTCCATTTTTACATACAG GGACTATGAAATCTTGAATTATCAGATGCTGCAAACAGTACTTGAGAAAATTAATGGCATGGAAAGAGACAAAGAAGAATTGTCATGGGATACAAACAGTGAGATAGACTGGTCTTCATGGGTTGACACAGATTTACAAGAGGAAGTAGATGATTATGAGGACCCTAACTACATAGTTCCGGAAGAAGTTGGAGAGAATTGGATCACCACCTCTTCACTTGCAACTAGATATGATCTCCGCCCCCGTCGCCAATAA
- the LOC102616693 gene encoding probable transcription factor At4g00390 isoform X1 yields MDSLKPSSASKSKLPIKRKSEQSHNQDQSITTVDFTDPTNINPPPFKFHRIWTEPDEIRFLQGLLDSASLGLTFPRDLPIFYERFSNAMSQPYSKYQLSEKLRRLRKKFRVTSSRISRGLNVSHLNFHDRNLFELSMKLWSPECLPTSPFGKISVCGGNVDVDFSSCGKKEKETIEEVAVARSVLDVFDECLKEVRMIVANQPKEEREKDFDRRWREQRFAEFDVLTRRLRMKLCEVQTVVLAYFKNNNINLCLCT; encoded by the exons ATGGACTCGCTTAAACCCTCTTCagcttcaaaatcaaaactccCCATCAAACGGAAATCAGAACAATCACACAACCAAGATCAATCAATCACCACCGTTGATTTCACGGACCCCACCAACATCAATCCCCCACCGTTCAAATTCCACCGCATTTGGACCGAACCCGACGAAATTCGCTTTCTTCAGGGCCTTCTCGACTCTGCCTCTCTCGGCCTAACTTTCCCACGCGACCTTCCAATCTTTTATGAAAGATTTTCCAATGCCATGTCACAGCCTTACTCAAAATACCAACTTTCTGAGAAACTAAGGAGGCTTAGGAAGAAGTTTCGTGTCACCTCTTCGAGAATCTCTCGTGGGCTTAATGTTTCTCACTTGAATTTCCACGATCGTAATTTGTTTGAGCTCTCTATGAAGCTGTGGAGTCCTGAGTGCTTACCCACCTCCCCCTTTGGCAAAATTAGTGTTTGTGGAGGGAATGTGGATGTGGATTTTAGTTCTTGTGGGAAAAAAGAGAAGGAGACTATTGAAGAAGTGGCGGTGGCCAGGAGCGTGTTGGATGTGTTTGATGAGTGTTTGAAGGAGGTCAGGATGATTGTTGCCAATCAAccgaaagaagaaagagagaaggaTTTCGATAGGCGGTGGAGGGAGCAGCGGTTTGCTGAGTTTGATGTGTTGACAAGGCGTTTGAG GATGAAGCTCTGCGAGGTGCAAACTGTCGTGCTTGcttattttaagaataataacATCAATTTGTGTCTATGCacatga
- the LOC102623263 gene encoding stemmadenine O-acetyltransferase-like: MELRISSTENIKPSSPTPDHQRTHKLSFIDQLNPGAYFSIILFYSAGASSERLKKSLSETLTHFYPFAGQFKDNHFVDCDDHGVTFIEAHFHRGDMSEVIQQAKTNILEQLIPCKPHESTRVEHNLIVQVNYFGCGGMAIGVCFHHKVADAATAANFLKTWGLHARGAGAGDTNDFKHAIYDSNSIFPAQDLPDMSVNLGLVLFSLDSVVKRFTFEGEKIASLREKIVQAEPGLGRPSRVEVVSSVILGALLAAYRGSRDGDEEFTTAPLTHVTAIIAVNLRKRMNPPLPEESFGNICSAAFLNLPIDRDHDHEKKINHGSLAGQLHQSIRMVDDQFVRKLYVEGEILNIRKAVEAQGSPKSNKVFVISSWCKMPFYEADFGWGKPVSIGVGTRFTEAAVLVDGCQTDGIEAWVGLSKQDMARFEQHPGILAYTSSSTDKA; the protein is encoded by the coding sequence ATGGAGTTGCGTATCAGTTCCACAGAAAACATCAAACCATCTTCTCCAACACCAGACCACCAAAGAACCCATAAGCTTTCTTTTATAGATCAGTTAAATCCCGGTGCTTACTTCTCCATCATTCTCTTTTACTCGGCTGGAGCATCTTCTGAGCGCCTCAAAAAATCTCTTTCGGAAACATTAACCCATTTCTATCCTTTTGCAGGACAATTCAAAGACAATCATTTTGTTGATTGTGACGACCATGGTGTCACCTTCATTGAAGCCCACTTCCACAGGGGAGACATGTCTGAGGTCATACAACAAGCGAAAACTAATATTCTCGAACAGCTAATACCATGCAAACCACATGAAAGTACAAGAGTTGAGCACAACCTAATCGTCCAGGTCAATTACTTCGGTTGCGGTGGAATGGCAATCGGTGTTTGCTTTCATCATAAAGTAGCTGATGCAGCCACAGCGGCTAACTTTCTGAAAACATGGGGTTTACATGCTCGCGGTGCTGGTGCTGGTGATACCAATGATTTTAAGCACGCGATTTACGATAGCAATTCCATCTTTCCTGCTCAAGATTTACCAGACATGTCGGTTAATCTTGGTCTGGTATTGTTCTCGTTAGATTCTGTGGTAAAGAGGTTTACGTTTGAAGGTGAAAAGATAGCTTCTCTAAGAGAAAAGATCGTCCAAGCTGAGCCGGGTTTGGGTCGTCCATCGCGTGTTGAGGTTGTGTCCTCTGTTATTTTGGGGGCTTTGTTAGCAGCATACAGAGGATCAAGAGATGGTGATGAAGAATTTACTACTGCTCCTCTTACGCATGTTACAGCAATCATTGCTGTGAATTTGCGGAAGAGAATGAATCCACCGTTGCCAGAAGAGTCTTTTGGCAATATCTGCTCAGCagcatttttaaatttaccaaTTGATCGTGATCATGATCATGAGAAGAAAATCAACCACGGCAGTTTAGCAGGGCAACTTCACCAATCGATAAGGATGGTGGATGACCAATTTGTGAGGAAGCTTTATGTAGAAGGTGAGATACTGAACATACGCAAAGCGGTTGAAGCTCAGGGGTCACCGAAGAGTAACAAGGTGTTTGTGATAAGTAGTTGGTGCAAAATGCCGTTTTATGAAGCAGATTTCGGGTGGGGAAAGCCCGTAAGCATTGGCGTTGGCACCAGGTTTACGGAGGCTGCAGTTCTGGTCGATGGCTGTCAGACTGACGGAATAGAAGCATGGGTGGGATTATCAAAACAAGACATGGCTCGATTTGAACAGCACCCCGGCATCCTTGCGTACACATCTTCGTCTACTGATAAGGCATAA